The following are from one region of the Carnobacterium gallinarum DSM 4847 genome:
- a CDS encoding IS1634 family transposase: MAVIFQTNKKTGITYAYQNEPYWDKEKQQSRAKRTLIGKVDPVTGEIVPTRSYKKKPAPTSSEVKPGPIPMTQVRRIFYGAGYLLDQIGKQTGVYADLKAIFPEHYKQILSIAYYLILEENNALSRFSHWQKLHHHPYCQDIPSQRSSDLFQAIDEEGRMAFFQKQGNRRMEKEYWAFDTTSISSYSEVLSQVKKGRNKEHDRLPQINLALLFGAQSGLPFYYRKLSGNITDVKTVRQLMKEFDVMGYKKVNVIFDRGFYSKDNINALYKHHQKFVIGVQLKLKYVKGVLEAERENLKLWSNFETQFTTYGVCRTINWEYEQERPYKGDVIKLEKRAYLHLFYNPEKAIKDQVDMNDYLTALHQDLKENTLKDYRMKDYDKYFEVTETPKRGKKITPKEEAMRNAVRNYGYFALLSNEVNDPFEALSLYRSKDVVEKAFGNLKERLNFRRMQVSSELSLNGKLFVEFIALIYLSYVKKKMQDAELFNQWTLQGVLDELDMIELFEAPGHGRVLGEVTTKQKELYEALGVALPSL; the protein is encoded by the coding sequence ATGGCAGTTATTTTTCAGACAAACAAGAAAACGGGCATTACTTATGCCTATCAGAATGAACCCTACTGGGATAAGGAAAAGCAACAATCACGCGCTAAGAGGACACTGATTGGAAAAGTCGATCCGGTTACAGGTGAAATCGTCCCAACACGTTCGTACAAAAAGAAACCGGCCCCGACTTCATCGGAAGTTAAGCCAGGGCCGATTCCAATGACACAAGTCCGAAGAATCTTCTATGGGGCAGGTTATCTGCTCGATCAAATTGGCAAGCAGACAGGCGTATACGCGGACCTTAAGGCCATCTTCCCGGAGCATTATAAGCAAATTCTGTCGATCGCCTATTACTTGATTCTCGAAGAGAATAACGCCTTGAGTCGTTTTTCCCATTGGCAAAAACTGCATCATCACCCGTATTGCCAGGATATTCCTTCACAACGAAGCAGCGACCTATTCCAAGCAATCGATGAGGAAGGCCGGATGGCCTTCTTTCAGAAACAAGGCAACCGCCGGATGGAAAAGGAGTATTGGGCATTTGACACTACGTCGATATCGAGTTACTCAGAGGTCTTATCGCAAGTGAAGAAGGGACGAAACAAGGAACACGACCGCTTGCCACAAATCAACTTGGCACTCTTGTTTGGGGCGCAATCCGGACTGCCCTTTTATTACCGCAAGCTCTCCGGAAATATCACCGATGTTAAAACGGTTCGGCAACTCATGAAGGAATTTGATGTAATGGGCTACAAAAAGGTCAACGTGATATTTGATCGAGGTTTTTACAGCAAGGATAATATCAACGCCTTGTATAAACACCACCAGAAATTCGTGATAGGAGTGCAACTCAAACTCAAATATGTCAAGGGTGTGTTGGAAGCGGAACGTGAGAACTTGAAACTTTGGTCAAACTTCGAAACACAGTTCACCACCTACGGTGTATGTCGCACAATAAACTGGGAATACGAACAGGAACGTCCGTATAAAGGTGATGTGATAAAATTGGAAAAGCGCGCGTATCTGCATCTGTTCTACAATCCTGAAAAAGCGATTAAAGATCAGGTAGACATGAACGACTATCTGACAGCCCTTCACCAAGATCTGAAGGAAAATACACTAAAAGATTATCGTATGAAAGATTATGATAAGTACTTCGAAGTTACTGAGACACCTAAACGAGGGAAGAAAATCACGCCTAAAGAAGAGGCGATGCGCAATGCGGTTAGAAATTATGGTTACTTCGCCTTGCTTTCTAATGAGGTCAATGATCCGTTTGAAGCGTTGTCTCTTTATCGCAGCAAGGATGTTGTTGAAAAAGCCTTCGGCAATTTAAAAGAGCGCCTCAACTTCAGAAGAATGCAAGTTTCATCCGAATTGTCCCTGAATGGGAAGCTTTTTGTGGAATTCATCGCCTTAATCTACTTATCCTACGTGAAAAAGAAGATGCAGGATGCCGAGCTATTTAACCAATGGACCCTTCAAGGTGTACTGGACGAACTGGACATGATTGAATTATTTGAGGCCCCCGGGCACGGTC